A region from the Variovorax sp. V93 genome encodes:
- a CDS encoding lytic murein transglycosylase, translating into MHPTSSTSFLQSTIRPALMAAAIAALVAGCASAPPGSATQPPGTTAGQRPATAPTPAATDTAALEQQRFAKWVADFRATARASGISEATLRSAFDQVQFLPRVIELDRAQPEFTRTAWDYLDNTVSPQRIATGQDKLLQVRAEADAAAARYGVPGTIVVAIWGMESNYGGNYGSTPVIDALATLGFEGRREDWARRELLAALKILDSGDIARDRMIGSWAGAMGQTQFLPSNFLAYAVDADGDGRRDIWGSMPDVVASTANFLSRSGWQAGMPWGVEVKLPASFDYGRADMAVRQPSTQWAAEGITTMDGQPLPEFADGSVLLPAGAQGPAFLVGPNFRAVLRYNNSTNYALAVGLLAQRLGGGPDVQTPWPRSLSALSRSQMVELQTALTQRGFATGAADGVMGPATREGLRRYQRSVGLPADGYPSAELLQRLQQQP; encoded by the coding sequence ATGCATCCAACCAGCAGCACCTCATTCCTGCAGTCCACCATCAGGCCCGCCCTCATGGCCGCAGCCATCGCGGCGCTTGTCGCAGGCTGCGCTTCCGCACCGCCCGGATCGGCAACGCAGCCGCCGGGCACCACAGCGGGTCAGCGGCCCGCAACTGCGCCCACGCCCGCAGCTACGGACACTGCCGCGCTCGAGCAGCAGCGCTTTGCCAAATGGGTCGCAGACTTCCGCGCCACCGCACGCGCATCCGGCATCAGCGAGGCCACCTTGCGAAGCGCCTTCGACCAGGTGCAGTTTCTTCCGCGGGTGATCGAGCTGGACCGCGCCCAGCCCGAGTTCACGCGCACGGCCTGGGACTATCTCGACAACACCGTCTCGCCCCAGCGCATTGCCACGGGCCAGGACAAGCTGCTGCAGGTTCGCGCCGAAGCCGATGCGGCGGCCGCGCGCTACGGCGTGCCGGGCACCATCGTCGTTGCCATCTGGGGTATGGAAAGCAACTACGGCGGCAACTACGGCAGCACGCCGGTGATCGACGCGCTGGCCACGCTGGGCTTCGAGGGGCGGCGGGAAGACTGGGCGCGCCGCGAACTGCTCGCGGCGCTCAAGATCCTCGACAGCGGCGACATCGCGCGCGACCGCATGATCGGCTCCTGGGCGGGTGCCATGGGCCAGACCCAGTTCCTGCCGTCGAACTTCCTGGCCTACGCGGTCGATGCCGACGGCGACGGACGCCGCGACATCTGGGGCAGCATGCCCGACGTGGTGGCCTCGACGGCCAACTTTCTCTCGCGCTCGGGCTGGCAGGCCGGCATGCCGTGGGGCGTGGAGGTCAAGTTGCCGGCGAGCTTCGACTACGGCCGCGCCGACATGGCCGTACGCCAGCCGAGCACGCAGTGGGCGGCCGAGGGAATCACGACGATGGACGGCCAGCCGCTGCCGGAATTTGCCGACGGCTCGGTGCTGCTGCCCGCGGGCGCACAGGGGCCGGCCTTCCTGGTCGGGCCGAACTTCCGCGCCGTGCTGCGCTACAACAACTCGACCAACTACGCGCTCGCCGTGGGCCTGCTCGCGCAGCGCCTTGGCGGCGGCCCCGACGTGCAGACGCCATGGCCAAGAAGCCTGTCGGCGCTCTCGCGCAGCCAGATGGTCGAGTTGCAGACTGCGCTCACCCAGCGCGGCTTTGCCACCGGCGCGGCCGACGGCGTCATGGGCCCCGCCACGCGCGAAGGGCTGCGCCGCTACCAGCGCAGCGTCGGCCTGCCCGCGGATGGCTATCCGAGCGCGGAGCTGCTGCAGCGCCTGCAGCAACAACCCTAG
- a CDS encoding putative Na+/H+ antiporter, with amino-acid sequence MQEPTIQYVAAAIFAVALLHTFAAKQFERLSHRFPRHAGLFHLLGEVEVVFGFWAIVLVLAMALLVGGGPALGYAESRNYTEPLFVFVVMVVAASRPVLRTVMSGVSLIARVLPLPTPVAAAWLGLAAVPLLGSLVTEPAAMTIAALMLAPQIFRPQVPEAVKYLALGVLFVNVSIGGTLTSYAAPPVLMVASTWQWDSAFMLATFGWKAAIAVLVNATVATFVLRKHLPAASAADAALSEAPVPPAVALVHLVLLAGIVLFAHHPVAFLGLFLMFLGFTQAYERHQSPLIIKEALLVGFFLAGLVVLGGMQQWWLEPVVSSLQPLALFFGALGLTAITDNAALTYLGSLITNISDESKYMLVAGAVAGGGLTVIANAPNPAGVALLKRGFSDETIGAGGLLLGALGPTLVAAAAFMLL; translated from the coding sequence ATGCAAGAGCCCACCATCCAGTACGTTGCCGCAGCCATCTTTGCCGTGGCGCTCCTCCACACCTTTGCCGCCAAGCAGTTCGAGCGGCTGTCGCACCGCTTTCCCCGCCATGCCGGCCTGTTCCACCTGCTGGGCGAGGTGGAGGTCGTGTTCGGCTTCTGGGCCATCGTGCTCGTGCTTGCGATGGCCCTGCTGGTCGGAGGCGGGCCGGCGCTCGGCTATGCGGAGTCGCGCAATTACACCGAACCCCTGTTCGTCTTCGTCGTGATGGTGGTGGCCGCCTCGCGGCCCGTGCTGCGCACCGTCATGTCGGGCGTGAGCCTCATTGCGCGCGTGCTGCCGCTGCCCACGCCCGTCGCGGCGGCATGGCTCGGGCTGGCCGCCGTGCCGCTGTTGGGCTCGCTCGTCACCGAGCCCGCGGCCATGACCATCGCGGCGCTCATGCTCGCGCCGCAGATCTTCAGGCCGCAGGTGCCCGAAGCGGTGAAGTACCTCGCGCTGGGCGTGCTGTTCGTCAACGTGTCGATCGGCGGCACGCTCACGTCGTACGCCGCGCCGCCGGTGCTGATGGTGGCCTCGACCTGGCAGTGGGACAGCGCCTTCATGCTCGCCACCTTCGGCTGGAAGGCAGCCATCGCCGTGCTCGTCAACGCCACCGTGGCCACCTTCGTGCTGCGCAAGCACCTGCCCGCCGCATCGGCCGCGGACGCGGCGCTCTCCGAAGCGCCCGTGCCGCCCGCCGTGGCCCTGGTGCACCTGGTGCTGCTGGCCGGCATCGTGCTGTTCGCGCATCATCCGGTCGCGTTCCTCGGGCTGTTCCTGATGTTCCTCGGATTCACGCAGGCCTACGAGCGCCACCAGAGCCCGCTGATCATCAAGGAAGCGCTGCTCGTCGGCTTCTTCCTGGCCGGGCTGGTGGTGCTGGGCGGCATGCAGCAGTGGTGGCTGGAGCCGGTCGTATCGAGCCTGCAGCCGCTGGCCTTGTTCTTCGGTGCGCTGGGCCTCACGGCCATCACCGACAACGCGGCGCTCACCTACCTGGGCTCGCTGATCACGAACATCTCGGACGAATCCAAGTACATGCTCGTCGCCGGCGCGGTGGCCGGCGGCGGCCTGACGGTGATTGCCAACGCGCCCAATCCCGCGGGCGTCGCGCTGCTCAAGCGCGGCTTCTCCGACGAGACCATCGGCGCTGGCGGACTGCTGCTGGGTGCGCTCGGGCCCACGCTCGTGGCCGCCGCGGCCTTCATGCTGTTGTAG